The following are encoded in a window of Brevibacillus ruminantium genomic DNA:
- a CDS encoding bifunctional metallophosphatase/5'-nucleotidase, translated as MKKTRRITLSALAAAICSALMAGSVFAAPLHPVQHVDWMVKKSIVTPGANGDLALDRNVTLAEAVVVFAKLSDTKIAAPTDKGSHWSAPYLAWAKTKDAVTQDDFKNPTQTLSSAKLTELAKKLGFEVKLENKAQVTRGDFFQALGDAATTHVTIAHTNDTHGHITEDKNQKEFGFAKIASLLKEWREENENFLLLDAGDTFQGTVYVNQFQGESIVPILNYFNYNVMAAGNHEFDFGYEQLLKLRDMLKHPVISANVFKADGKELLVPTFEAEIGGKKFAFVGFVAEDTPILTHPNNVKGLTFKNPVEVAKVVVPELKKKADHVIVVSHIGVEVDREIAKNVPGIDLIVGGHSHTPLKEPELVNGTYIVQDWEYGKSLGRADLYYLGKELVAFSGGLKEYDESVQADPEVEKMVQEIVAKIDEVMNVVIAKSEVDLDGDRTLVRKKETNVGNLIADIMLERTKSIKGHEADVALTNAGGIRTQLKAGDITKKDLYTLLPFPNTLVVIEVTGEELRQALEDGVSKVESGEGRFPQISGMSFTYNPSKPAGERVVEVKVGGQALDLKKTYKVATNDFLATGGDGYVTFQKPAFNTGLTFYSLVEEELIKRKTINPKVEGRIVEVNE; from the coding sequence ATGAAAAAAACACGTCGTATTACCCTGTCCGCTTTGGCAGCCGCAATCTGTTCGGCGCTGATGGCCGGATCCGTCTTTGCAGCCCCGCTGCATCCTGTTCAGCATGTAGACTGGATGGTAAAGAAGTCGATCGTAACCCCGGGTGCAAACGGTGATCTCGCTCTGGATCGCAATGTGACCTTGGCTGAAGCCGTCGTTGTATTTGCCAAATTGAGCGACACCAAAATTGCTGCACCGACAGACAAAGGTTCGCACTGGTCCGCTCCATACCTGGCATGGGCAAAAACCAAGGATGCGGTGACCCAGGATGACTTTAAAAACCCGACACAAACGCTCTCTTCGGCAAAACTGACCGAACTGGCAAAAAAACTGGGCTTTGAAGTGAAGCTGGAAAACAAAGCGCAGGTAACCCGTGGAGATTTCTTCCAGGCTCTTGGAGATGCTGCGACGACGCATGTCACGATCGCCCATACCAATGATACGCACGGCCATATTACCGAAGATAAAAACCAGAAGGAGTTTGGCTTTGCCAAAATCGCTAGCTTGCTGAAAGAGTGGCGTGAGGAGAACGAGAACTTCCTTTTGCTGGATGCAGGCGATACCTTCCAGGGCACAGTCTATGTCAACCAATTCCAGGGAGAATCGATTGTTCCGATTCTGAACTACTTCAACTATAACGTAATGGCTGCGGGCAACCACGAGTTTGACTTCGGCTATGAGCAGCTCTTGAAGCTGCGCGACATGCTGAAGCATCCGGTCATCTCGGCAAACGTTTTCAAAGCGGACGGCAAAGAATTGCTGGTGCCTACCTTTGAAGCAGAAATCGGAGGCAAAAAGTTCGCTTTCGTCGGGTTTGTAGCTGAAGATACACCGATTCTGACTCACCCGAACAATGTAAAAGGACTTACTTTTAAGAATCCGGTTGAAGTGGCTAAGGTTGTTGTTCCTGAGCTGAAGAAAAAAGCGGATCATGTCATTGTCGTTTCCCACATCGGTGTAGAGGTAGACCGTGAAATCGCCAAAAACGTACCGGGTATCGACCTGATCGTCGGCGGTCACTCCCACACGCCACTAAAAGAACCTGAGCTGGTGAACGGCACGTACATCGTTCAAGACTGGGAGTACGGAAAGTCCCTGGGGCGTGCTGATCTCTATTACCTGGGCAAAGAACTGGTTGCTTTCAGCGGCGGTCTGAAAGAGTACGATGAATCCGTACAAGCTGATCCTGAAGTAGAAAAAATGGTTCAGGAAATCGTGGCCAAAATTGATGAAGTGATGAATGTCGTTATCGCCAAGTCCGAAGTAGACCTGGACGGCGACAGAACGCTGGTTCGCAAAAAGGAGACCAATGTAGGGAACCTGATTGCCGACATCATGCTGGAGCGCACCAAATCGATCAAAGGTCATGAAGCGGACGTAGCCTTGACCAATGCGGGCGGAATTCGCACTCAGCTCAAAGCAGGCGACATTACGAAAAAGGATCTGTACACCCTGCTTCCGTTCCCGAACACCTTGGTTGTGATTGAAGTGACAGGAGAAGAACTGCGTCAGGCACTGGAAGATGGCGTAAGCAAAGTGGAAAGCGGCGAGGGACGCTTCCCGCAAATCAGCGGTATGTCTTTTACGTACAATCCGAGCAAACCTGCTGGTGAGCGCGTAGTCGAAGTAAAAGTAGGCGGCCAAGCTCTTGATCTGAAGAAAACCTACAAAGTGGCAACCAACGACTTCCTGGCAACAGGCGGCGACGGCTACGTAACCTTCCAAAAACCTGCATTCAATACAGGTCTGACCTTCTACAGCCTCGTTGAAGAGGAACTGATCAAACGGAAAACGATCAATCCAAAAGTAGAGGGACGCATTGTCGAAGTGAACGAATAG
- a CDS encoding LysM peptidoglycan-binding domain-containing protein, translating to MTIQDGQLSFAIKETIFLSSDKAGIDEWKELELVPDVEVLETDSAISITGCLQLLGKYKPVKEVSDSSETSSETLVEAVTFSPFRPGGSEEHLYQQEEELSHRIPLNITIPLNRIADIEDIYAVIDSLDYQLQSSHQLLIEADLIIAGIRIADNHHTADAEPASFSEQAENEGANKQESDPDEWEFAHEAQTQTEALVQPISLEEIEKKLAELESEMTRQIQQEPDQKPAQEAAQLLREGSESPSGFAAMFDTFGSKPIASQPAHHDYSGFGDVTDEVYLEEQPVISHDESEQMMEEVSWKEEQHSLFEGYFPESEAKAKLDVEKNLAASNQEQPASAKVGESSQWEQPESSKGEESPQWEQPVSARVEESPQWEQPVSGKGEESSQSEQPVSAKVEESPQSEQPVFSPVKVSSQVKESASVKAEELRDVAVVESSAAGNATREEDQLEAVHADTSPEPAASSSEQQAAEPVSEPAVDLAAVEATAEVTESASVQTEEVSEQTEATDEAETGEVDQEVLAEGTIEEAAEEKEVRVAISGKASRQEEEKVNLTSIFSQATRVKKEEKTEAESSSASRKGGFEADNASIETMQNLTSFVQSKEEKKSRLKLCIIQRDETLETISQRYSLSPSRILEVNNLRSDQIVPGQIIYIPQ from the coding sequence ATGACGATACAAGATGGACAGCTTTCGTTTGCCATCAAGGAAACCATTTTCCTCTCATCCGATAAAGCGGGTATTGATGAATGGAAGGAGCTGGAATTGGTTCCTGACGTCGAGGTGCTGGAGACAGATTCAGCGATCTCGATCACGGGTTGCCTGCAGCTTTTGGGAAAATACAAACCGGTCAAGGAGGTCTCAGATTCTTCGGAGACCAGCTCGGAAACCTTGGTCGAAGCGGTCACGTTTTCACCCTTTCGTCCAGGAGGCAGTGAAGAGCACCTCTACCAGCAGGAGGAAGAGCTCAGTCATCGGATACCGCTCAATATCACGATTCCGCTCAACCGAATCGCGGACATCGAAGATATTTACGCAGTGATCGACAGCCTGGATTATCAGCTTCAATCTAGCCACCAACTGCTCATCGAAGCAGACTTGATTATCGCCGGGATTAGAATTGCGGACAACCACCATACCGCTGATGCAGAACCAGCGAGCTTCAGTGAGCAAGCGGAAAATGAGGGGGCCAATAAACAGGAATCCGATCCGGACGAGTGGGAATTTGCTCATGAAGCACAAACACAGACGGAAGCGCTGGTTCAGCCAATTTCCTTGGAAGAAATTGAGAAGAAGCTGGCTGAGCTGGAGAGCGAGATGACACGCCAAATCCAGCAAGAACCAGATCAGAAGCCGGCACAGGAGGCTGCGCAGCTATTGCGCGAAGGGTCGGAAAGTCCGTCGGGGTTTGCGGCCATGTTTGACACTTTTGGCTCCAAGCCAATAGCCAGCCAGCCAGCCCACCATGATTACAGTGGCTTCGGGGATGTAACAGATGAGGTCTATCTGGAAGAGCAGCCAGTCATCTCTCATGATGAATCAGAGCAGATGATGGAAGAAGTATCGTGGAAAGAAGAACAGCATTCGCTGTTTGAAGGCTACTTCCCGGAAAGTGAAGCGAAGGCGAAGCTCGATGTCGAAAAGAATTTGGCTGCTTCGAATCAGGAACAGCCAGCGTCTGCCAAAGTGGGAGAGTCATCCCAATGGGAACAGCCGGAGTCTTCCAAAGGGGAAGAGTCTCCCCAATGGGAACAGCCAGTATCTGCCAGAGTGGAAGAGTCTCCTCAATGGGAACAGCCAGTGTCTGGCAAAGGGGAAGAGTCTTCGCAATCGGAGCAACCAGTGTCTGCCAAAGTGGAAGAGTCTCCTCAATCGGAACAACCCGTGTTTTCCCCAGTAAAAGTGTCTTCCCAAGTCAAGGAATCAGCATCTGTCAAAGCGGAAGAACTGCGTGATGTGGCAGTCGTCGAGTCATCCGCTGCGGGAAATGCTACACGAGAAGAAGATCAGCTAGAGGCTGTCCATGCGGATACCTCACCTGAGCCAGCAGCCTCGTCATCTGAACAGCAGGCAGCGGAACCTGTAAGTGAACCTGCGGTTGATTTGGCCGCGGTAGAAGCCACTGCAGAGGTGACGGAGTCAGCCTCTGTACAAACAGAGGAAGTTTCCGAGCAAACAGAAGCCACCGATGAAGCAGAAACTGGTGAGGTGGACCAAGAAGTCCTGGCAGAAGGGACAATCGAAGAGGCGGCAGAAGAGAAAGAAGTGCGCGTGGCGATTTCTGGAAAAGCTTCTCGTCAGGAAGAAGAAAAAGTCAATCTTACCTCGATTTTCTCACAAGCAACCCGGGTGAAAAAGGAAGAAAAGACCGAAGCGGAATCCTCCTCTGCATCACGAAAAGGAGGATTTGAGGCCGATAACGCCTCGATCGAGACGATGCAAAATCTCACCTCCTTTGTCCAAAGCAAAGAGGAAAAGAAAAGCCGTCTCAAGCTTTGTATTATTCAAAGGGATGAAACCCTGGAAACGATCTCGCAGCGCTATTCCTTGTCGCCGTCGCGAATCTTGGAAGTAAACAATCTGCGGTCGGATCAAATTGTTCCGGGTCAAATCATTTATATTCCACAGTAA
- a CDS encoding HAAS signaling domain-containing protein produces MNRREFIDELNALLRDLPDKERLDIVADYTEHFLIGVERGKSEEEIAESLGSPKALAREILAGYRIHQAQSNASVGNITRAVLATVSLGFFNLVFVLGPFIGMIGALFAFFVAAITLFFAPLVFFLQYGIPNVSHDRMMMLFASMASCGLGGMLAIGLARLSRWLYRQFLRYLQFNVRMIRGK; encoded by the coding sequence ATGAATAGACGCGAGTTTATAGATGAACTAAACGCGCTTCTTCGTGACTTGCCTGACAAGGAACGCTTGGATATTGTCGCAGATTATACCGAGCATTTTTTGATCGGGGTGGAAAGGGGAAAGAGTGAAGAGGAGATCGCAGAAAGTCTGGGCAGCCCCAAAGCACTCGCGCGTGAGATATTGGCAGGTTACCGCATCCATCAAGCACAATCCAACGCATCAGTAGGCAATATAACCCGAGCGGTGTTGGCAACCGTCAGTTTGGGCTTTTTTAACCTTGTGTTTGTCCTCGGCCCGTTTATTGGAATGATTGGCGCGCTCTTTGCTTTTTTTGTGGCGGCCATTACGTTGTTTTTCGCACCGCTTGTCTTTTTCCTGCAGTACGGTATTCCGAATGTGTCGCATGATCGGATGATGATGTTATTCGCCTCAATGGCCTCCTGCGGTCTGGGCGGCATGCTTGCGATTGGTCTGGCTCGTCTCAGCAGGTGGCTCTATCGTCAATTTTTGCGTTATTTGCAATTTAATGTACGCATGATTAGGGGGAAGTAA
- a CDS encoding phosphotransferase — MERINLSDLCQRFRARVIHITPLDDCYLLETNRGSKELHVWPRIDVMRWSFHWRESMVRQGFRELDRFIRTRDSKPYVILGQRGFTLTDHQRHIESVIPSVETSYESGRIISLMHATHRDSALFHASDYWEREQTKAAGELKKAQDLLGTLRYRGRQSVQMQETYRWLFPPLLERMERRAELLGSTRVDETKLFVTHARLSQENWVTVQNKLYLRGLFKPTLSIALRDVATYLRELYLRHEDLAQVDAFLDGYEERSPLDQSDYTLVLAFMAEPKEVWNEIRSHFRENGKPEEERLAGIQQAVQAQQAVDVLMKQIAERAEGIRGESKS; from the coding sequence GTGGAGAGAATCAATCTGTCCGATTTGTGTCAACGGTTTCGGGCAAGGGTAATCCACATCACTCCGCTGGACGATTGTTATCTGTTGGAGACAAACCGCGGCTCGAAAGAATTGCATGTATGGCCACGTATCGACGTGATGCGCTGGTCATTTCATTGGCGAGAGAGTATGGTTCGGCAAGGCTTTCGCGAGCTTGATCGATTTATTCGTACACGCGACTCCAAACCGTATGTGATTCTCGGCCAGCGAGGGTTTACCCTGACGGATCATCAGCGTCACATCGAGTCGGTCATTCCTTCTGTAGAAACTTCGTACGAGAGTGGTCGAATCATCTCGTTGATGCATGCCACACACCGTGACAGCGCGCTGTTCCACGCCTCTGATTACTGGGAGAGGGAGCAAACAAAAGCGGCGGGAGAACTGAAGAAGGCGCAGGATTTGCTGGGAACGCTGCGCTACCGGGGCCGCCAGTCTGTACAAATGCAAGAGACGTATCGTTGGCTGTTCCCTCCGCTTTTGGAAAGAATGGAACGTCGGGCTGAACTGTTAGGAAGCACCAGAGTCGATGAAACCAAGTTGTTTGTCACTCACGCACGATTAAGCCAAGAAAACTGGGTAACGGTTCAAAATAAACTGTACCTGCGCGGTTTGTTCAAACCGACATTATCGATCGCCCTGCGGGATGTGGCTACGTATCTGCGTGAGCTTTACCTGCGTCACGAGGATCTTGCGCAAGTCGATGCGTTTCTGGACGGATATGAAGAGAGAAGCCCTCTTGATCAAAGCGATTACACGCTAGTGCTCGCCTTTATGGCCGAACCCAAAGAGGTTTGGAATGAGATCAGATCGCATTTCAGGGAAAACGGCAAGCCGGAAGAGGAGCGATTGGCTGGAATCCAGCAGGCTGTTCAGGCACAGCAAGCCGTGGATGTCCTGATGAAGCAGATTGCCGAGCGGGCCGAGGGGATAAGGGGTGAGTCAAAATCATGA
- a CDS encoding DUF4097 family beta strand repeat-containing protein — protein sequence MKRLVNGVFGFFALLFLIGVIGLIWQYNQTHDMKLLTESVDEKRTIEKPITGLEVDTDTADVVLSTGNQPEASIRLIGDINTKQKDRLEFLTEVTPEGILQVKLREHNGVQIGFFLPVSRKLELQVMVPEAVYEKIMVTSATGDFRISSLQAKEARMRTSTGDIVLAGFVGDSLEIKTDTGNMDIASAQGKIDITSVTGDIKRLVLEEMKQDVNVSTNTGDIKLTIRNLPSEAQVSLFSDTGDLEVDWPQLTITDKGKHKLTGAAGTGGPNLKVRSTTGDIRIRQ from the coding sequence ATGAAACGTCTGGTAAACGGCGTATTTGGTTTTTTCGCTCTTCTCTTTCTGATTGGAGTGATCGGACTCATCTGGCAATACAATCAAACTCATGATATGAAGCTGCTGACAGAAAGTGTCGATGAAAAACGTACGATCGAAAAACCAATTACCGGGCTAGAGGTAGATACGGACACGGCAGATGTCGTTTTGTCGACGGGCAATCAGCCAGAGGCAAGCATTCGCCTGATCGGCGATATTAATACGAAACAAAAAGACAGGCTGGAATTTTTGACGGAAGTGACACCTGAGGGCATCCTGCAAGTGAAGCTGCGGGAACACAATGGCGTCCAAATCGGGTTCTTCCTGCCTGTTTCGAGAAAACTGGAGCTGCAGGTGATGGTCCCAGAAGCGGTCTACGAAAAAATCATGGTGACAAGTGCGACAGGCGATTTTCGCATCAGCAGTCTGCAAGCAAAAGAGGCAAGGATGCGGACGAGTACCGGCGATATTGTACTGGCTGGTTTCGTTGGGGATAGCCTGGAAATAAAAACAGATACGGGAAACATGGATATCGCGTCCGCACAGGGGAAGATCGACATTACCAGCGTGACGGGTGATATCAAGCGATTGGTGCTTGAAGAAATGAAACAGGATGTGAATGTCAGCACGAATACGGGCGACATCAAATTGACGATTCGGAATCTTCCTTCTGAGGCTCAAGTCAGTCTTTTTTCCGATACCGGCGATTTGGAAGTGGATTGGCCGCAGTTGACCATTACGGATAAAGGAAAGCACAAACTGACCGGGGCAGCAGGGACGGGCGGACCCAACCTGAAGGTTCGCAGCACTACCGGTGATATCAGGATTCGTCAATGA
- the hemE gene encoding uroporphyrinogen decarboxylase encodes MTVKSFNDTFLKACRKEPTDHVPVWYMRQAGRYQPEYRAIRAKHTFFEMNYIPEVCAEVTRLPVEQLGVDAAILFADIMTPLKPIGVDVNIESGIGPVIANPVQSMDDVNRLGDLDPDAHVPYIMEAIKILRQQLSVPLIGFAGAPFTLASYIIEGGPSKHYHKTKAFMYTQPEAWNKLMEKLGTLTITYLKAQIAAGAQAVQVFDSWVGALNDEDYRTYITPVMERILLALRDTDVPTIYFGVGCGHLLEEWNKLPVDVVGLDWRTSITSAREQGVTKTLQGNLDPTLLLAPWEKLESKAKEILDEGTKQPGFIFNLGHGVFPDAKVETLQKLTSYIHSYRRDA; translated from the coding sequence ATGACTGTAAAATCGTTTAACGATACGTTTTTGAAAGCTTGTCGAAAGGAGCCCACGGACCACGTGCCTGTATGGTACATGCGTCAGGCTGGACGCTACCAGCCAGAATACCGTGCTATCCGTGCCAAGCACACGTTTTTTGAAATGAACTACATACCGGAAGTATGCGCAGAGGTGACCCGTCTTCCTGTGGAGCAGCTGGGTGTGGACGCGGCTATTCTTTTTGCTGATATTATGACTCCGCTAAAGCCCATTGGTGTAGATGTCAACATCGAATCTGGCATCGGACCTGTGATCGCAAACCCGGTCCAATCCATGGATGATGTCAATCGTCTAGGGGATTTGGACCCGGACGCACATGTTCCTTACATTATGGAAGCGATTAAAATCTTGCGTCAGCAGCTGTCTGTGCCGCTGATCGGCTTTGCAGGAGCACCGTTTACATTGGCCAGCTATATCATTGAAGGCGGTCCGTCCAAGCACTACCACAAGACCAAAGCGTTCATGTACACGCAGCCAGAAGCCTGGAACAAGCTGATGGAGAAGCTGGGTACGCTAACGATCACCTATCTCAAGGCGCAAATCGCGGCAGGGGCGCAAGCCGTTCAAGTCTTTGACTCCTGGGTAGGCGCACTGAATGACGAAGACTATCGGACTTATATCACTCCTGTCATGGAGCGGATTTTGCTGGCTCTGCGCGATACCGATGTCCCCACAATCTACTTTGGTGTAGGCTGCGGCCATCTGCTGGAAGAGTGGAACAAGCTCCCTGTCGATGTCGTTGGACTCGACTGGCGCACGTCCATCACCTCGGCTCGCGAGCAGGGCGTAACGAAGACGCTGCAGGGCAATCTGGACCCAACCCTGCTTTTGGCCCCATGGGAAAAACTGGAGAGCAAAGCGAAAGAAATTCTCGATGAAGGTACCAAGCAGCCAGGCTTCATTTTCAACCTGGGTCATGGCGTATTCCCGGATGCCAAGGTGGAAACTCTGCAAAAACTGACCAGCTATATCCACAGCTATCGTCGAGACGCGTAA
- the hemH gene encoding ferrochelatase, with translation MSKQKIGLLLMAYGTPRSKEEIEPYYTHIRRGRKPSQELLDDLTARYEAVGGVNRFAEITDEQVSQLVQEMNRRHPDKEFVGYLGLKHIAPFVEDAVEAMHRDGIKEAISLVLAPHYSSFSVKEYNGRAREHAESIGGPVIHSVESWYKEPGFISYWSDALQTTFASMPESQREKAVVIFSAHSLPEKILISGDPYPEQLEETARLIADQARIAHYAIGWQSAGNTPEPWLGPDVQDLTRELHEKHGYETFVYCPVGFVAEHLEVLYDNDFECKVVTDELRANYYRPPMPNAKPAFISCLADVVGNKLPNLGK, from the coding sequence ATGTCCAAGCAAAAAATCGGTTTGCTTTTGATGGCGTATGGAACGCCGCGCAGCAAAGAGGAGATCGAACCCTACTATACTCATATTCGTCGCGGTCGAAAGCCCTCGCAGGAGCTGCTGGATGACCTGACTGCCCGTTATGAGGCAGTGGGTGGCGTGAACCGCTTCGCAGAAATTACGGACGAGCAGGTTAGTCAGCTCGTTCAGGAAATGAACCGGCGCCACCCCGATAAAGAATTCGTCGGTTATCTCGGGCTCAAGCATATCGCCCCATTTGTGGAGGATGCTGTCGAAGCGATGCATCGCGACGGGATCAAAGAGGCCATCAGCCTCGTGCTCGCGCCCCACTACTCCAGCTTCAGCGTCAAGGAATACAACGGACGGGCAAGGGAGCATGCCGAGAGCATCGGCGGACCGGTGATTCATTCTGTGGAAAGCTGGTACAAAGAGCCCGGTTTTATCTCCTACTGGAGTGATGCGCTGCAAACAACCTTTGCTTCTATGCCAGAATCACAGCGCGAGAAAGCAGTGGTGATCTTTTCTGCTCACAGCTTGCCTGAAAAAATTCTCATATCCGGCGATCCGTACCCTGAGCAGTTGGAAGAGACAGCCAGACTGATAGCGGATCAAGCGAGGATTGCTCATTATGCGATCGGCTGGCAAAGTGCAGGCAACACGCCCGAGCCGTGGCTTGGGCCGGATGTTCAGGACTTGACTAGAGAGTTGCATGAGAAGCATGGCTACGAGACCTTTGTCTACTGCCCGGTGGGCTTTGTGGCAGAACATCTGGAAGTTTTGTATGACAATGATTTTGAATGCAAAGTAGTGACGGATGAACTGAGAGCCAATTACTACCGGCCGCCGATGCCGAACGCCAAACCGGCCTTTATTTCCTGTCTGGCGGATGTCGTCGGAAACAAATTGCCGAATTTGGGGAAATAA
- the hemY gene encoding protoporphyrinogen oxidase, with the protein MSDIQPHVTIVGGGMTGLTAAYYLQKWSKEKGQQFRFTLLEASDKIGGKVQTWRHEGFTIELGADSFLERKTSAVELIKDVGLGDRLVNNEAGQAYIMHKDRLYSVPEGAVMGVPTQLMPFVKTPLISPMGKLRAAADLFLPGAQGGEDESVGNFFRRRLGDEVIENIIEPLISGVYGGNIDKLSLLSTFPQYAQMEKQSRSLILAMKNSRQQQRKQPAEPQKKKGMFMTLTSGLQSLAERLEELLPADAVRKNTSVNRLIKKTDGYTLELANGEKLETDAVILAIPHHLAQEVVKDQVAIPPLSGAKPTIMATVALAYPEEGVRLDREGTGFVVPRKENCTITACTWTQRKWPHTTPKGKALVRCYVGKPGHEEIVERSDEEIVRIVIRDLQKVMKIDDQPEFYRVTRWNRGLPYLVGHRQWLKDTTARMKEQLPGVWLTGGSYGGVGVPDCIDQAKETIQELFDFWMKKSGS; encoded by the coding sequence ATGAGCGACATACAACCGCATGTAACGATTGTGGGCGGTGGCATGACCGGACTGACCGCTGCCTATTACCTGCAAAAATGGTCGAAAGAGAAGGGGCAGCAGTTCCGCTTCACCTTGCTGGAAGCAAGCGACAAAATCGGAGGCAAGGTACAGACCTGGCGGCATGAAGGGTTTACGATTGAGCTGGGAGCAGACTCCTTTTTGGAACGCAAAACCAGCGCTGTCGAGCTGATCAAGGATGTCGGCTTAGGGGATCGGTTGGTCAACAACGAGGCAGGACAGGCTTACATTATGCATAAAGACCGCTTGTACTCCGTGCCAGAGGGCGCAGTGATGGGAGTCCCCACACAATTGATGCCCTTTGTGAAGACACCGCTCATCTCTCCGATGGGTAAGCTGCGTGCAGCCGCAGATCTGTTCCTACCAGGTGCACAGGGCGGAGAAGATGAGTCTGTCGGAAACTTCTTCCGCAGACGGCTCGGGGATGAAGTGATCGAAAATATTATCGAGCCCTTGATCTCCGGCGTCTATGGGGGCAACATTGATAAATTGAGCCTCTTGTCCACGTTTCCGCAGTACGCCCAAATGGAGAAGCAAAGCCGCAGTTTGATCCTGGCCATGAAGAATTCACGCCAGCAGCAAAGGAAGCAGCCAGCCGAACCGCAAAAGAAAAAGGGCATGTTCATGACGTTGACGAGCGGCCTGCAGTCATTGGCTGAGCGGCTGGAGGAATTGCTACCCGCAGATGCTGTGCGCAAAAATACTTCTGTGAACCGACTGATCAAGAAAACCGATGGGTACACCCTGGAATTGGCGAATGGGGAAAAGCTGGAAACAGACGCCGTTATTTTGGCGATTCCTCACCACCTTGCTCAGGAGGTTGTCAAGGATCAGGTAGCGATTCCGCCACTAAGCGGCGCCAAACCGACAATCATGGCGACAGTCGCGCTTGCCTATCCGGAAGAAGGGGTTCGCTTGGACCGGGAAGGGACGGGATTTGTCGTCCCTCGCAAGGAGAACTGCACGATCACGGCATGCACCTGGACGCAGCGCAAATGGCCGCATACCACTCCAAAAGGGAAGGCTTTGGTGCGCTGTTATGTGGGCAAGCCAGGGCATGAGGAAATTGTGGAGCGGTCAGATGAAGAGATCGTTCGCATCGTGATCCGTGATCTTCAGAAAGTGATGAAAATTGATGATCAACCGGAGTTTTATCGCGTAACCCGCTGGAATCGCGGTTTGCCGTACCTGGTTGGTCACCGGCAATGGCTGAAGGATACCACAGCCCGGATGAAGGAACAGCTTCCAGGGGTGTGGCTGACAGGCGGCTCCTACGGTGGAGTCGGTGTGCCTGACTGTATCGACCAAGCAAAAGAAACGATTCAGGAATTATTTGACTTTTGGATGAAAAAGTCAGGGAGCTAA
- a CDS encoding PadR family transcriptional regulator translates to MNVQFKKGVLELCVLVLVAQEDRYGYELVAIISEKFHIAEGTVYPLLRRLTIEGFFTTYLAESPEGPPRKYYQLTEKGRTYMNDLVMEWRIFTRGVNQIIEEGIGL, encoded by the coding sequence GTGAACGTTCAATTTAAAAAGGGCGTATTGGAACTTTGTGTACTGGTGCTTGTTGCCCAGGAAGACAGATATGGTTACGAACTGGTGGCCATCATCTCAGAGAAATTCCACATCGCAGAAGGAACCGTTTATCCCCTGCTTCGCAGGTTGACCATCGAAGGCTTTTTTACCACCTATTTGGCTGAGTCGCCTGAAGGTCCACCGCGCAAGTACTACCAACTCACGGAAAAAGGGCGCACGTATATGAATGATCTCGTGATGGAATGGCGAATTTTTACCCGCGGGGTCAACCAGATCATTGAGGAGGGAATCGGTCTATGA
- a CDS encoding alpha/beta fold hydrolase translates to MKTKTVANDVEIAYLDSGAGEAVCLVHGFCGSSAYWQKILPQLEKSHRVIAPDLRGHGNSSVPSESFTVEKMAGDLAHLLDQTGIEKITLLGHSLGGYVALAFAELFPERVKAIGLIHSTAYPDDEQAKANRTKGMDNIQRNGVEPFIKALIPKLFAPESATLIPAEWNLAREIGLQTPAEGAIRTLEAMRDRPDRREILASLPCPLLLVAGKNDQIIAPEKTFTVKGPRVHQVLLEGAGHMGMLETPDELAQEMLSFLSKI, encoded by the coding sequence ATGAAGACGAAAACCGTCGCAAATGATGTAGAAATCGCTTATCTGGACAGCGGTGCAGGGGAAGCTGTCTGCTTGGTCCACGGATTCTGCGGAAGCTCTGCTTATTGGCAGAAAATTCTTCCGCAGTTGGAGAAAAGCCATCGTGTCATTGCTCCCGATCTGCGTGGTCACGGAAATAGCTCGGTCCCGTCCGAATCATTTACCGTTGAAAAAATGGCGGGGGATCTGGCGCATTTGCTCGACCAAACGGGAATAGAAAAAATCACGCTGCTGGGACACTCTCTGGGCGGTTACGTAGCGCTTGCCTTTGCTGAGCTTTTCCCGGAAAGAGTAAAAGCGATTGGACTCATCCACTCCACTGCCTATCCCGATGACGAGCAGGCGAAGGCAAACCGGACAAAAGGAATGGACAACATCCAGCGCAACGGGGTGGAGCCGTTTATCAAAGCATTGATCCCCAAGCTTTTTGCTCCCGAGAGTGCAACTCTTATCCCGGCTGAGTGGAACCTGGCCAGAGAGATTGGACTACAGACGCCGGCGGAAGGGGCTATCCGAACCCTGGAGGCGATGAGAGACAGACCGGATCGCAGGGAGATTCTCGCCTCGCTTCCCTGCCCGCTGCTGCTCGTAGCAGGAAAAAATGATCAGATCATCGCCCCTGAGAAAACCTTTACTGTGAAAGGGCCACGCGTCCACCAGGTATTGCTGGAGGGAGCCGGGCACATGGGTATGCTGGAGACCCCGGATGAACTAGCGCAAGAGATGCTGTCTTTCCTCTCCAAAATCTAG